The following are encoded in a window of Castanea sativa cultivar Marrone di Chiusa Pesio chromosome 9, ASM4071231v1 genomic DNA:
- the LOC142610669 gene encoding uncharacterized protein LOC142610669, protein MRKNPPTKMDNENSADQFHCHIPSQPLESKKIHHPYYNNETEQESPSYDNDGDDNKVTQSSSSKTSHFDNKETALQGLPSSLVDVGKEQKSFMAVAMPEDSARERLKRHRVEVAGQVWIPDIWGQEELLKDWIDCSAFDASLVPNGIMSARAALVDEGRRANSSGLRIENRSRSFNSANPNSG, encoded by the exons ATGAGAAAAAACCCCCCCACCAAAATGGATAACGAAAATTCAGCTGATCAATTCCATTGCCATATTCCTTCTCAACCATTAGAGTCCAAGAAAATCCATCACCCTTATTATAACAATGAAACTGAACAAGAAAGCCCTTCCTATGACAATGATGGTGATGATAACAAGGTTACACAAAGCTCATCTTCAAAAACCAGTCACTTTGACAACAAAGAAACTGCATTGCAAGGCCTGCCTTCGAGTCTAGTAGATGTTGGCAAAGAACAGAAGAGCTTTATGGCCGTGGCCATGCCAGAAGATAGTGCACGTGAGAGGCTGAAGAGGCACAGAGTTGAGGTGGCTGGTCAGGTTTGGATTCCAGATATATGGGGTCAGGAAGAGCTTTTGAAGGATTGGATAGATTGTTCTGCTTTTGATGCTTCTTTAGTTCCTAATGGAATCATGTCAGCTCGAGCAGCTTTGGTTGATGAGGGAAGGAGAGCAAATTCTAGCgggttaagaatagaaaacag ATCCAGGAGTTTCAATTCTGCAAATCCAAACTCAGGATGA
- the LOC142610668 gene encoding protein CIA1: MEFYEGACELKLLQTLEGHTDRVWSLAWNPATGTADTPLVFASCSGDKTVRIWEQNPSPSSSSSSSSSSYSSWNCKAVLEDTHTRTVRSCSWSPSGKSLAVASFDATTSIWENVGGDFECVSTLEGHENEVKSVSWNASGSLLATCGRDKSVWIWEVQPGNEYECVSVLQGHTQDVKMVMWHPTLDVLFSCSYDNTVKVWADDDDDWQCVQTLGEPNNGHSSTVWALSFNKTGDKMVTCSDDLTLKIWEMDGTSMQSADGYASWRHLCTITGYHDRTIFSVHWSSEGIIASGAADDAIRFFVEEKDGLVDGPSYKLLLKEEKAHGMDINSVQWSPGEKRLLASASDDGTVKIWELASLCTGNGY; this comes from the exons ATGGAGTTTTACGAAGGAGCTTGCGAGCTGAAACTACTCCAAACTCTCGAAGGCCACACCGACAGAGTATGGAGCCTCGCTTGGAACCCGGCCACCGGCACCGCCGATACCCCTCTCGTCTTCGCCTCTTGCAGCGGCGACAAAACCGTTCGAATCTGGGAACAAAATCCTTCtccctcttcttcctcttcttcttcttcttcttcctattcCTCTTGGAACTGCAAG GCAGTTTTAGAAGACACGCACACGAGAACCGTCCGATCTTGCTCTTGGTCTCCATCAGGAAAATCACTAGCCGTTGCTAGCTTCGATGCCACCACTTCAATTTGGGAAAACGTTGGTGGCGATTTCGAATGTGTTTCCACTTTAGAG GGTCATGAGAATGAGGTGAAAAGCGTGTCGTGGAACGCGTCCGGGTCGCTGCTCGCCACGTGTGGTCGGGACAAGTCGGTTTGGATTTGGGAAGTGCAGCCTGGGAACGAGTACGAGTGTGTTTCGGTTTTGCAAGGACATACACAGGATGTTAAGATGGTTATGTGGCATCCTACATTGGATGTTTTGTTCTCTTGTAGCTATGATAACACTGTTAAG GTTTGGGCGGATGATGATGACGATTGGCAGTGTGTTCAGACTTTAGGTGAACCTAACAA TGGTCATTCTTCGACGGTTTGGGCACTTTCTTTCAACAAAACTGGAGATAAAATGGTCACATGCAG TGATGATCTTACTCTGAAGATATGGGAAATGGACGGCACAAGTATGCAATCTGCTGATGGCTATGCTTCTTG gAGACATCTCTGCACTATCACAGGTTATCATGATCGAACAATTTTCTCAGTTCATTGGTCAAG TGAGGGTATTATTGCCAGTGGAGCAGCTGATGACGCCATACGATTTTTTGTGGAGGAAAAAGATGGTTTG GTCGATGGACCTTCGTATAAGTTGCTGCTGAAGGAGGAAAAGGCACATGGCATGGATATAAATTCAGTGCAATGGAGCCCTGGG GAAAAACGACTATTGGCTTCTGCAAGTGATGATGGTACGGTCAAGATATGGGAACTGGCTTCACTATGTACAG GAAATGGCTACTAG